aaatatgttacTTATTCCTGAAGCTAAATCttctaatatattttctgaatcattatttaaaaaataatttgaataataattatcattttttaaattatctaattcatattttagttttttatttgttcttaatttttttctattttcatttattaattcattgtattctttttttaaaaaaatgtatgacTGATATATCCGTTTATAAATAGTTATATTAGTATgcttatcatttttatataactctttaaatttttcattttctttttcccACCTTGTCAtcttataatttatattactattttgtttattcaTTGGTGCATTTGTTCgcgattttttttccatatcaCTTTTTATGCAACTGCTATTATTGCTGCCTGACTTTGTAAAGCCATTGTTATTTCTGTCTCTATCTTTATTACTATCATTCTCAGAATGGGAAACTTTACATTGTGTCTTATTTATGATACTCTcttgatttatattttgatcatttcttttttcgtccaatattttttctttcttttcttttgaGCCTTCGGTTGTATCAGCTATTTCGTCTCTTAAATTATGcacattcatttttttatagttgTTATCACAGATTGTTTCGGGAtgaatttgtttattttcaacTGAATCTTcctcttcttttttatcattactTAAGTTGTTGTTATCTTTCTCAACATGAATCAGTTCAGCAATATACATGGCATCACCTTCGTTTTTTATATCGCTCTCTTGTCTATTGTTtgcatgtatattattaatttttacatCATTAATTTCTAAATCGGTGTTTCTTTTGCAGATGATTGTTTCATCAATCTCACTGTCATCCCTTGTAGCATCTAACTCATCACATAATTTTCcttcattttctatatctTTTGTAAATCCTTGAAATTCAcaactattatttttttggcCATAAAAATGGTCTCTGGATGGCTCGGCACTTTGCTCAGTCTGTTCCAAACTTAATGACTCTGGTTTCATATTATCCAAATAAgtgaatttattttataaaatttcatTTACGATAAGTAGAAGAAACATacgaataaaaatatatttattattattagggATAAAAAAACCCGCGCAcatacacacatatatatatatatattttcataaaaaagcaaaaacataaagagcttaaaaaataatgtataaatatccTCATCTAAATCTGTTGGCTTAAGGATACCTAAGAATCCTTCagtttgcatatataatatacatagcTAATATATGCTttgctttttattttttttttgttctcaATTGGcggtatattattaataccatattgaaaaaatcatatggattttcttcattcttagaaaattattatatggaaCAAAAGTACacatatatcatatttacGCAAGTTTGAAATATGCCATGCTCCAACATAATAGTGAAGCAAAAATGTGTGTGTTATTCGtccataaaaaatatacaaattatatatctatGCCAATGCACAAATGCAAAATTGatgcttattattttttgaaatatttattttttaaaatacatataatttaagGTAAAGAGATCTTTATATagtttatatatgaaataaaaaaatacacatgtttatttaattataaaaaacaaattatcataataataaaaacatttcaaacaaaaaatggaagaaaagaaaaaaaaagcaattGCTAAATATGCTTATGTGTTGATACTCGAAAAATTCTTATAATCTTAGAAATATTCACAATTtgtttgattatttttatatttttcataagcAAAAGATGAAGTAAATCATTtctgaaaaaatatatattagctattttttcatatagcTAGAATTTccctttaaaaaaaatatgataaatatagcTATTTGAATAAGGAGCATataaattagaaaaaaaacatgaacAATTCAGATTATTTTATCCGTTATGTATGATTTGtacatgttttttttttcccttactgaatatttcaaaatggtacaaaataatttgatatAACAAATGTTCATTATTCTTGTTGCTAGCGATATGTTTAAAAGACAaaagtataatttttatcacaggaaaaaaaatatgtgtatatatttgacATATTCTGTATGGATATATGTATAggaaatttttataattttcaacgagttttatttattgaatGTCTTCTGATTCATATGAGTCCGAATATTCTTGATTGGAATCGTTCTCATCTGAATATTCGCTAGCTGAACCATCTTCTTCGTCTATATCCGCTTCTTGTATTAAATTATGTTCTCTACAAGAGTTTAAATCGGATTCTTGTAtatttctaattttttcaatcatttctaaattattgttttttaaatctttaTACAGATCTAATATTAAATCAGAAACTTCGATCTAcaaattggaaaaaaaaataaagtgtacaattgttaataaattaatatttttcatagttttacttatatttctattatttattcGTTTGCTTGTTCATCTTACATCACTATCATCATCAAGATCTACATTAAAAAGTGTATTAAGTTCGTCTCTTAAGTAGTCACAGAGTTTATCTTTGGGTGTCGTGTCTTGAGAATagtatatgaaaaaaataaaaaaatgtatatatacatttcaATTATCTAAGTAATAAGAAATGGTAATGCATTTTAGCGGCTAATTCAATATATACATCCACGTTAATGTGTTTTGCGTGCTTACTTGataaaacataattatGGACATATTCaattaacttttttttcttctccTCTGAGGATGTT
This genomic stretch from Plasmodium vinckei vinckei genome assembly, chromosome: PVVCY_02 harbors:
- a CDS encoding pre-rRNA-processing protein TSR2, putative, which gives rise to MHSENLSTLLLEGINLIFEKWTVLRLAVTNNWGGTSSEEKKKKLIEYVHNYVLSNTTPKDKLCDYLRDELNTLFNVDLDDDSDIEVSDLILDLYKDLKNNNLEMIEKIRNIQESDLNSCREHNLIQEADIDEEDGSASEYSDENDSNQEYSDSYESEDIQ